The genomic segment TTCTAGTCTTTAAAAACACGTTTGAAATacccttaaaaaaattaaatactttgtaAAATATAGGCATGCTTCTTAATATTACAGATAATCTGGATAAAGTCTTTCTTGACGGGTAGTGTGAGATATGTTTCTCAAACTATATTACACGAAAAATTACAGGCCGGAGatgttcttcctatttttcacacaTTCTAATATGTTATGTATTGAAAGAGATAGTGCTAATTTGAGGTAATAACAGGTTTCAGTCTCAGAACTTTAAATGTTTGTAAAACAACTATGCTGATTGCTTTGCTATGCTGAATGTTGATAGTTTGAGCCCAGTCTAGAACTTCTTTCCCATCACTTTTAGGGCTTCTTTTACCTCCTTATTTCTCAAGCTGTAGATCAGGGGGTTCAACATGGGGATTACAATGCCATAAAAGGTGGAAGCCACTTTCATATTTTCCTCAGAATTATTAGGGTGAGGCTGTAAGTACGTGTAAGAGAGAGTCCCATAGAAAATGGTAACTGCTGTGAGGTGGGAGGCACATGTggagaaggctttttttctcccagCTGTAGAAGACATCTTTAGGATGGCACCCAGGATATATATGTAGGAGAAGATGATGACCGTCATAGTGAATGTCAAGTTAAATCCCACAAAGACAAGAAGTAGCAGGATGTTTATGTTGATATTGGAGCAAGAAAGGGAAAGGATTGAGGGAATATCACAGCAAAAATGATTGATGATGTTAGACTTGCAGAAAGACAGTGAAAATGTAAATCCTGTGTGCACTGAGGCATTTATTGAGCCCATGACATATGAGCCAACTACCAATTGGATGCAGACTGTTCGGGACATGACTATGGGATAGCGAAGTGGATTACAGATGGCTACATATCGGTCCAATGCCATAGTTGCCAGGAGGTAATAGTCAGCAATCCCAAACGTTGCATAAACCAATAATTGTATTACACATCCCATGAATgatattgatttattttctacTACGAAGTTTTGAAGCATCTTGGGAGTAATGGCAGAGGTATAGCAGATGTCAACAAAAGCCAAATGTTGTAGGAGAAAGTACATGGGTGTCTGAAGTCTGGAATCTATCTTGATGAGTAGGATCATCCCAATATTACCCACCATGGAGGTCACATAGATCACTAGAAATACAGTGAAGAGGACATGCCGAAACTTGTGTTGGCCACCAAATCCCAGTAGGAAGAATTCAGTTACTTCCGTGGCATTTTGTTGTGTCATGGCTACTAGTAGTCTCGGAAGGATAAAGGGAAAGactaaggaaagaagggaaagctTTGTTACTTCTTGAGATAAAAACAGTCACTTTTTTGAGTTGAGTTTTCATGCAAAGAACAATAAGGTTTATTGCTTTACGTGTAtttattctatttcttttatAAGAAACGAACAGACAAACAGCTATATTTGAGCCATGAATTTACATTCAAAATGGAGAAGATTGTCGTGGGAGAAAACTGAGTCCTAACATATGTGGTTCTAAAAAACATGGATTAGCACACTTTCCAACTACTCtaaatagatatatatatatatttacacagtaATATTCAAATATGATTATGTAGCATTTTCAACAAAGAATAGTTTTTCTCAGATATTTGTCATTTAATTCTGGACCACCAAGTTAATATTAGTAGCATGAATTAGAGATCAATTTCATATAGGATATGTTCATGGTTCACATGTGTTTCAAGGCTTCAGAGTATCTTTGTAGTATTGTTTCTAACATATAACAGAAAACAAGTATGCACGCAGGGTGGATAAAATCATTTTTGAAAATCTCTTCAAACATCTGTACCAGGATGTATAGTGTAGACATTAGTGAGTAAAAGTGGTCTGTAAAAACCCTGGGAGTGATGGATAAAATTTAAGAAAGATCATTTTAAAGTTATATCACACTCTCAAGCAAGTAAAGGAAAAGCCTGTTATCTGAAGATTGAAAAGGAATCTGCAAACCAGAGTGGTGGTCATGATGATGTTTGGGCTGCTCCAAAGACTTTTGCCATCGCAGGAAACTCTGACCTTTGGTTTAAAATGGTAAGTGGGGGATGAGAAATTATGTCTTGGATATGCACAGGGCAGATAGACCCAAAAAGATAGTGTGAGCCCTTGAAAGTtaccatttcagtaaagaagtcTTAGTCCGTAGCTGAAAACAGCTACtgtggtagtaaaaaaaaaaaaattccacctgAGAATTTATAAGTACCACCAGGAATTCATATAGATTTGGAGTTTATATTTGCATTATCAAGCTGAGAAATTAACAAAAAATTGTCCTGGGTTGTAAGCACCTTAGGCTATCTGGCAGGAATAAAGCAATAAAGCAAAGGCTTGGCACACCAAAAATCCAAGTTCTTCAGAAGCCCCACAGATCAAATCAATAAAAATTATCTTACAATGCAGAGAAGTCATCCTTAGCAAAAGATAGCAGAGATGACAAATAGCAGAATTGAACAACATAGTATTTGAGATATTAGAATTATCAGGTACCTAGTGGCGTAAGTTATAGGGTCACTGGAAACGctattggcgtagtggttaagtgttgcggctgctaaccaaaaggttggcagttccaatccaccaggcacttcctggaaactctacggggcagttctaccctatcctctagggtcagtatgagtctggattgacttgatggcaatgggtttgggttttttttgtttagtatAAAATAACCAGACTTATGTTATTTCAATAAATTAAACAACTTAAAATAAGGGCAAGAAACAAAAGATTACCAAAGATTACCAAACCGATTTATAAAATAATGTAATAGATTTCCTAGgggaaataaaaatcattaaaacaaaggactatgaagaaaaccaaaaaaacaccaaaaccaaactctcTGCCCTCTGGTTGATTCTGACGCTTAGTGACCCTAAACCatagagtagaagtaccccacaTAGTTTcaaaggagctgttggtggatttaaactgccaaccctttggtcagcagccatagcacttagccactatgctaccagggttttccACAAAAGACTAGAGATGGGCTAAATAATAGACTAGATGCAAATGAGAACTGATGAGCTGGAAGAATATATGAACAAATTCTCCAGAATATAGGACAGAATGATAATGAGATGGAAACTATGAAGATTAAGAAACATGAACATTATGGAATGCATTAAACTGGCATTTCAGAAAGAGAGGACATGCTTTAGGAAACATTCAGGTCAGACGTTTttctaaaggaaaataaaaaatcgCATATGTTGAAATTTCTGAGCAGAGACTTTGGGTTTATAATGGTAAGTTGCATCCACAGTCCTCAAGACATTTAACTTGATTGCCCGTGATAAAAACCAGAGTGAAtatgtccaaaaccaaacctgtatccattgaatcgattccgagtcttggtgaccccatgtgttacagagtaggactgcactccatagggttttcttggctgcaatctttatggaagctcaTCGCCAGGGTTGTTGTGGAGGCCTTTCTTTTTTGGCACCACCGGAAGTGTTCAGGTTGCCAATTTTTAAGTTGGTAGGTTGAGCAAAAACTATTTCTGTCACAAAAGACTCTGAGGGTGGTACTTGGTATTGTCCAAAGGGAAATGCATAACAAATACTTTTTGATTGATTTAGGGAAAGATCTCATCTGGTTAGGGGATCTAGAAACCTTTCCTGCAATAAGTACTCTTCACATTTGGTTTCAGAAATATGTTTGGGATTGCACCAGGTGGCGATCGGCAGTGCCAGGGAAGGCAACTCCAAGCAGAGGAAGAAACGAGCAAAAGCATGGTGAGGGTGCCCCATAAGCTAggggtgtgtcttagtcatctagtgctactaaaacagaaataccacaagtggatggctttaagaaagagaaatttatttcttcatagtaagTTGGATAAAAGTCCAATTTGGGGCATCCgctccaagggaagtctttctctctctgtcggccttctcttcaatctttccccagattagaagcttctctgcacagggaccctgggtccaaagaccgCATTCTACTCCCGGCCCTGCTTTATTAGTGGTATGAcatcccaactctctgcttgcttctctttcctttta from the Loxodonta africana isolate mLoxAfr1 chromosome 7, mLoxAfr1.hap2, whole genome shotgun sequence genome contains:
- the LOC100673532 gene encoding putative olfactory receptor 5AK3, which produces MTQQNATEVTEFFLLGFGGQHKFRHVLFTVFLVIYVTSMVGNIGMILLIKIDSRLQTPMYFLLQHLAFVDICYTSAITPKMLQNFVVENKSISFMGCVIQLLVYATFGIADYYLLATMALDRYVAICNPLRYPIVMSRTVCIQLVVGSYVMGSINASVHTGFTFSLSFCKSNIINHFCCDIPSILSLSCSNININILLLLVFVGFNLTFTMTVIIFSYIYILGAILKMSSTAGRKKAFSTCASHLTAVTIFYGTLSYTYLQPHPNNSEENMKVASTFYGIVIPMLNPLIYSLRNKEVKEALKVMGKKF